One window from the genome of Anaerococcus sp. Marseille-Q7828 encodes:
- a CDS encoding IS3 family transposase (programmed frameshift): MVEIFNQGNYTYKKLGEEYDIAPSTIRDWVNRYNNSNSFDIDDNRTEEEKELIKLRKKVKQLEMENDILKQAALLLGKKLKLIISNRDKYSTSAMCKFLGIPRSLIYYHLNKKESKYNLKTEELLEEKIKEIFRKSKNAYGSRKIKVELEKQDIIVSRRKICRIMKKHALVSSYTVKQYKVEKTTCNNKKINNKIDRQFDNRPSLQACVSDLTYVRVGNSWNYICAIIDLHNREIIGYAAGKNKSADLVKEAIYSIKYPLNKIKIFHTDRGREFDNKSIDKILDIFGIERSLSGKGSPYDNAVAEAFNKVMKTEFVYQKEFKNLKQLKLELSEYVYWYNNLRIHGSLGYLSPVKYRNQILASN; encoded by the exons ATGGTAGAAATCTTTAACCAAGGTAACTACACATATAAAAAATTGGGAGAAGAATACGACATAGCACCATCAACAATAAGAGATTGGGTTAATAGATACAACAACTCAAATTCCTTCGACATTGATGATAATAGAACAGAAGAAGAAAAGGAATTAATCAAACTAAGAAAAAAAGTAAAACAGCTTGAAATGGAAAATGATATTTTAAAGCAAGCTGCACTACTACTAGGCAAAAAGT TAAAGCTCATAATCTCAAATAGGGATAAATACAGTACTAGTGCAATGTGTAAGTTTTTAGGTATACCAAGAAGTTTAATATACTATCATCTAAACAAAAAAGAATCAAAATATAACCTAAAAACCGAAGAGCTTTTAGAAGAAAAAATCAAAGAAATATTCAGGAAAAGTAAAAATGCATATGGATCAAGAAAAATCAAAGTAGAGTTGGAAAAACAAGATATCATAGTATCACGAAGAAAAATATGCAGAATAATGAAAAAACATGCCTTAGTATCAAGCTATACAGTAAAACAATACAAGGTAGAAAAAACCACATGTAACAATAAAAAGATTAATAACAAGATAGATAGACAATTTGACAATAGGCCATCTTTACAAGCATGTGTAAGTGACTTAACTTACGTAAGAGTAGGAAATAGTTGGAACTACATCTGTGCAATAATAGATTTACACAATCGAGAAATAATAGGATATGCAGCAGGAAAAAATAAGAGCGCAGATTTAGTAAAAGAAGCAATATATTCAATCAAGTACCCATTAAATAAAATAAAAATATTTCACACAGATAGAGGACGAGAATTTGACAACAAAAGCATAGATAAAATTCTAGACATATTTGGCATAGAAAGATCCTTAAGTGGAAAGGGAAGTCCATATGATAATGCAGTAGCTGAAGCATTTAATAAGGTGATGAAAACAGAATTTGTTTATCAGAAAGAATTTAAAAACTTAAAACAACTAAAATTAGAACTATCAGAATATGTTTATTGGTACAACAACCTAAGAATCCATGGATCCTTAGGTTACTTGTCACCAGTTAAATATAGAAACCAAATCTTAGCTAGTAACTAG